A genomic region of Prosthecobacter algae contains the following coding sequences:
- a CDS encoding helix-turn-helix domain-containing protein — protein MSPDEHTEPAASSLPARKITRHQLAAHFSLSLRTVDELTRKGVLPFFKIGKSIRYDLAEVESAMHERYHVRAKARKTHAKG, from the coding sequence CCCCGACGAACATACCGAACCCGCCGCTTCCAGCCTCCCAGCCAGGAAGATCACCCGCCACCAACTAGCCGCCCATTTTTCGCTATCGCTGCGAACCGTGGACGAACTCACCCGCAAGGGAGTGCTGCCATTCTTCAAGATCGGCAAAAGCATCCGTTATGATTTGGCAGAGGTCGAATCTGCCATGCACGAACGCTACCACGTCCGCGCTAAAGCCCGTAAAACTCATGCCAAAGGCTAA